The following proteins are co-located in the Vigna angularis cultivar LongXiaoDou No.4 chromosome 2, ASM1680809v1, whole genome shotgun sequence genome:
- the LOC108327284 gene encoding uncharacterized protein LOC108327284, which produces MASRSPPSSPTVNSHTLYLIRMMESILTAMQQQNVALVQQNTVTLQHLETARLSAEVSQRQYVDLMASNRATIGPPTSSVNHHAEWSLESFLQHHPAKFDGKCSLDEVDQWFRDMERICNAKRCPDENRLAYSEYMLTGEASYWCSSMRMLLESRRTPISWEIFKMKFYAEYFPDSVQFAKEVEFLELVQGGMTVSEYADRFKHLLRFHTLAMNEEWLCRKFENGLRVDLKLMVAGLCIKQFPSSVERAKVSEKNKMEVERQQPNVRGSVSSKSSLGPKRTPYARPSSSGVRGHSSRPPVLFGQQTVPAHIRCFTCGGPHYQSVCPQKDSGRWCNRCRSVGHYEKYCNMGRRASDQPQHAGRFQPRGGGGGGRAQAARRVYALTGTEATSSGNLIEFVEKLGFSIDELQFDMVVSTPTVGKVRMIVYCAKCPIVIEGRQFKVNLICLPLQGLEVILGIDWLVANRILIDCGEKKLLFPNEEQEESLAIGQLRQDILEGACCFLILSHLEVEKGEQSLDRSV; this is translated from the exons ATGGCATCTCGGTCTCCTCCTTCTTCCCCAACAGTGAATTCTCatacattatatttaataagGATGATGGAGTCGATACTCACGGCAATGCAGCAACAGAATGTTGCATTAGTGCAACAGAACACTGTCACTCTACAACATCTGGAAACCGCTCGGTTATCAGCGGAGGTATCTCAGAGACAGTATGTGGATCTGATGGCGAGCAACAGAGCCACAATTGGACCACCTACCTCTTCTGTCAATCATCACGCAGAGTGGAGTCTTGAGAGCTTTCTTCAACATCATCCGGCCAAGTTTGATGGCAAGTGTAGCTTGGATGAAGTAGACCAATGGTTCCGAGATATGGAACGAATTTGTAACGCCAAAAGATGTCCGGACGAAAATAGATTGGCGTATTCTGAGTACATGTTGACGGGAGAAGCTAGTTATTGGTGTAGTAGCATGAGGATGCTACTAGAAAGTAGGAGAACTCCCATCtcttgggaaattttcaaaatgaagtTTTATGCCGAATACTTCCCAGATAGTGTTCAGTTTGCTAAGGAAGTGGAGTTTCTTGAACTGGTTCAAGGAGGGATGACGGTATCAGAATATGCCGACCGGTTCAAACATTTGTTGAGGTTTCATACGCTGGCCATGAATGAGGAATGGCTgtgtagaaaatttgaaaatggattGCGAGTGGATCTCAAGTTGATGGTGGCTGGTTTGTGCATCAAGCAATTTCCCTCTTCAGTAGAACGGGCTAAGGTCTCAGAGAAGAACAAGATGGAAGTGGAAAGGCAACAGCCAAATGTTAGAGGGTCGGTTTCCTCCAAAAGTAGTCTCGGTCCTAAGAGGACTCCTTATGCTCGACCTTCTTCTTCAGGAGTTAGAGGTCATTCTTCAAGACCTCCAGTACTGTTCGGGCAGCAAACCGTTCCAGCACATATTAGGTGTTTTACTTGTGGGGGTCCACACTATCAGTCAGTTTGTCCTCAGAAGGATAGTGGCAGATGGTGTAATCGGTGTAGAAGTGTAGGGCACTATGAGAAATACTGTAATATGGGACGAAGAGCTAGTGATCAACCACAACATGCAGGCAGGTTTCAACCaagaggtggtggtggtggcggAAGAGCTCAGGCTGCTAGACGAGTTTATGCACTAACAGGAACAGAAGCAACAAGTTCAGGTAATCTTATC GAATTTGTTGAGAAGTTGGGATTTTCAATCGATGAGCTTCAGTTTGAtatggtggtgtcaaccccaacAGTTGGGAAGGTTAGGATGATTGTTTATTGTGCTAAATGTCCAATAGTAATTGAGGGTCGTCAGTTCAAAGTGAACCTGATttgcttacctcttcaaggtttagAGGTAATATTAGGAATTGATTGGTTAGTTGCCAATCGCattcttattgattgtgga